In Marasmius oreades isolate 03SP1 chromosome 1, whole genome shotgun sequence, one DNA window encodes the following:
- the ALI1 gene encoding Putative NADH-ubiquinone oxidoreductase 30.4 kDa subunit, mitochondrial, which yields MLSRAIIHNLRRASAYRSAHYLYSSSRRKASTSPFTEPTSPNPSLTKYAETTEALHTYGSYLTQCLPKFIQQFSVVKDELTLYVGPSAVLPVLQFLRDHSQCQFKSIMDISGVDFPEREKRFEVVYHLLSVQHAGRIRVKTYAGEGDHVPSSVELFKGADWYEREAWDLFGILFSGHPDLRRILTDYGFEGHPLRKDFPLTGYTEVRYDEERKRVVYEPLQLSQAFRNFESLSPWEQIGEGTAPIRPDNLKPLPPPKPEEPKK from the exons ATGCTCTCGAGGGCAATAATCCACAACTTGCGTCGAGCAAGTGCATATCGCTCTGCTCACTATCTTTACTCCTCTTCTCGCCGAAAAG CTTCGACATCTCCCTTCACTGAGCCGACATCTCCCAATCCAAGTCTCACGAAATATGCTGAGACTACAGAAGCTCTTCATACATACGGGTCATATCTCACTCAATGTCTCCCCAAGTTCATTCAACAATTCTCAGTAGTCAAGGACGAACTGACGCTCTACGTTGGTCCTTCGGCGGTCCTTCCCGTACTGCAGTTTCTCCGAGACCACTCACAATGCCAATTCAAGAGCATCATGGATATAAGCGGCGTGGATTTCCCGGAAAGAGAAAAGCGTTTTGAAGTAGTCTATCATCTGTTGAGCGTGCAGCACGCAGGGAGGATCAGAGTTAAGACCTACGCCGGAGAGGGCGATCACGTTCCGAGTTCTGTCGAATTATTCAAGGGAGCTGACTG GTATGAACGTGAAGCATGGGACTTGTTCGGGATATTATTCAGTGGGCACCCTGATCT TCGCCGTATCCTGACTGATTATG GTTTCGAAGGACACCCATTGCGAAAAGATTTTCCGCTTACA GGATACACGGAAGTTCGTTATGATGAGGAGCGGAAGCGTGTCGTTTACGAGCCTCTACAGCTCTCGCAAGCATTCCG TAACTTTGAATCACTCTCCCCATGGGAGCAAATCGGCGAAGGAACTGCGCCTATTAGACCTGATAATCTCAAGCCGTTGCCACCTCCCAAGCCGGAGGAGCCCAAAAAATAA
- a CDS encoding uncharacterized protein (BUSCO:EOG09264NDD), protein MSKAKTKQEEALQLLDDLDSFTPIPDSTHIKGESSSNPPGTSNEGEAEVLAFIDEITQKSAEPTKHTAQIERPLSRAGTPTLRKSTERVKLGTSSLGTSTAARAATPPASSKSNSSTSGAPAPSTGGAWGWGSVWNTASVALQQARSVVDEQVKNLPNNEHAKKWGEGMIEYAKNAKIDKLGQDFKRVGLSTLTDILNVVAPPIAEHEVIQVWLIHNMKGYDGVESLVYRSMARVMEQVEGGDLVVNRGQPSQPKDEGNTVARDLNAVEGYEAAVKLAQANLDELIKTKRAEPVPQSSAQSPTSYSHVFLHVQPFLSSYIIPAASDTAIDVQSSAPPVQAKQQHLQFLIYLSDPSHNLIHLTITQAAPGAWLAIWDDYDWVEDLVAESLRVGVEVVAQEYVVSRMGWAKSTIGAELATEAEEKELKEEEQSKAEGS, encoded by the exons ATGTCAAAGGCGAAAACGAAACAAGAAGAGGCTCTACAACTTCTCGACGACCTCGACTCCTTTACACCTATACCAGACAGTACACATATCAAAGGGGAGTCTTCCAGCAACCCACCTGGAACCAGCAATGAAGGCGAGGCAGAAGTCCTCGCTTTCATCGACGAGATTACCCAGAAGAGTGCCGAGCCCACCAAGCATACTGCACAAATTGAACGTCCATTATCAAGAGCAGGGACTCCTACGTTGAGAAAAAGTACCGAACGTGTCAAACTTGGCACATCATCTCTAGGTACTTCCACAGCAGCAAGGGCAGCTACACCCCCCGCTTCCtccaagtccaatagctCGACTTCAGGTGCTCCTGCTCCATCGACGGGTGGAGCGTGGGGGTGGGGATCTGTTTGGAATACGGCTTCGGTTGCCTTGCAACAAGCGCGAAGTGTTGTCGATGAGCAGGTCAAGAATCTTCCGAATAATGAACACGCCAAGAAGTGGGGAGAGGGAATGATAGAATATGCGAAGAATGCAAAAATCGATAAGCTTG GTCAAGATTTCAAACGGGTCGGCCTGTCTACATTGACGGACATTCTCAACGTTGTGGCCCCTCCAATTGCAGAGCACGAAGTAATTCAAGTGTGGTTAATTCATAACATGAAAGGCTATGATGGTGTCGAAAGTCTTGTCTACCGATCCATGGCTCGT GTCATGGAACAAGTTGAGGGCGGAGATCTTGTCGTCAACCGAGGCCAGCCGTCCCAGCCGAAAGACGAAGGCAATACTGTTGCGAGAGATCTCAATGCCGTTGAAGGATATGAGGCTGCTGTTAAACTCGCTCAG GCCAATTTGGACGAACTCATCAAGACCAAGCGTGCAGAACCTGTCCCGCAGTCTTCTGCACAGTCACCGACTTCATATTCTCATGTCTTTCTGCATGTCCAGCCATTCCTATCTTCGTACATAATACCTGCTGCATCTGACACAGCAATAGATGTTCAATCCTCGGCTCCTCCCGTACAAGCGAAACAACAACACCTTCAGTTCCTTATCTATCTTTCGGACCCATCACACAATTTAATCCATTTGACGATCACGCAGGCTGCTCCAGGTGCCTGGTTGGCGATATGGGATGATTATGATTGGGTCGAGGATCTTGTTGCGGAGTCTCTGCGTGTCGGAGTAGAGGTTGTTGCACAGGAATATGTGGTTTCCAGAATGGGTTGGGCTAAGTCTACGATTGGGGCTGAGTTAGCAACAGAagcggaagagaaggaactCAAAGAGGAAGAACAGAGTAAAGCTGAAGGTTCATGA